Part of the Propionimicrobium sp. PCR01-08-3 genome, CGTCGGCGGAGAGAGTTCAATCTCGCCCTCGACGAGATGTTTCGGACTAATGATGCGACGGCGCTGATGGCGTTCTTGGCCATCTGCACGATCTGATGCATCGCGAAGGCGAGCAAGCACCCGATGGGCATCAAAGGCTTCAACGAGGTGATGTTGCGACGCCAAGCGGGGCAGGGCCTCGTATTCTGGATCTATGACGACGCTCACACCGACTCGGAGATCTTCTGAGTTGCGCACATTGATTCAGCGCAATCGAGCAGATCTTGATGCCGTTTTTCGCTCTTATGGAGCAACGGACCCCAGGCTTTTCGGTTCCGTTGCGCGGGGCGATGCTGACGACGATAGTGACATTGACTTTCTATTTACACGCCCCGCCGGTATGGGGCTGTTCGCTCTCGCCGCGATGGGGCAAGAGCTCTCGGATCTCTTGG contains:
- a CDS encoding nucleotidyltransferase domain-containing protein, with translation MTTLTPTRRSSELRTLIQRNRADLDAVFRSYGATDPRLFGSVARGDADDDSDIDFLFTRPAGMGLFALAAMGQELSDLLGVAVDVVPDSGLYEHLRSGVLADAVPI